A genomic stretch from Anser cygnoides isolate HZ-2024a breed goose chromosome 30, Taihu_goose_T2T_genome, whole genome shotgun sequence includes:
- the LOC136787663 gene encoding olfactory receptor 14C36-like, whose translation LHYGSLVGSRACAQMAAAAWGSGFLNAVLHTATTFSLPLCQGNELDQFFCELPQILKLSCSDSFLREVGLFVVSVLAFGCFVFIVVSYVQILRAVLRMPSEQGRHKAFSTCLPHLAVVSLFISTGMFAYLKPPSISSPSLDLVVAVLYSVVPAAMNSLIYSMRNKELKDALRTLFGYMRLHH comes from the coding sequence ctgcactacgggagcctcgtgggcagcagagcttgtgcccagatggcagcagctgcctggggcagtggctttctcaatgctgtcctgcacacggccactacattttctctgcccctctgccaaggtaATGAGCTtgatcagttcttctgtgagcttcctcagatcctcaagctctcctgctcagactcaTTCCTCAGGGAGGTTGGGCTTTTTGTAGTTAGTGTCTTAGCctttggttgctttgttttcattgtggtgtcctatgtgcagatcctcAGGGCTGtactgaggatgccctctgagcagggccggcacaaagccttttccacgtgcctccctcacctggccgtggtctccctgtttatcagtactggcatgtttgcctacctgaagcccccctccatctcctccccatccctggacctggttgtggcagttctgtactcggtggttcctgctgccatgaactccctcatctacagcatgagaaacaaggagctcaaggATGCATTGAGGACACTCTTTGGATACATGCGTCTTCATCATTAA